A stretch of the Tautonia marina genome encodes the following:
- a CDS encoding (2Fe-2S) ferredoxin domain-containing protein translates to MAAYSHHLFICANVRDPGHRRGSCDPTGDDDLRSAFKKALKRAGLAQSARANFAGCLDQCEHGPVVVIYPQGIWYGSVTEEDVPRIVSETLVNGRILDDLVISDECLNNPDCPHRS, encoded by the coding sequence ATGGCCGCGTACTCGCACCATCTGTTCATTTGCGCAAATGTTCGTGATCCCGGTCATCGCCGTGGCAGTTGCGATCCGACCGGCGACGACGACCTGCGCTCCGCCTTCAAAAAGGCCCTGAAGCGCGCCGGACTCGCCCAGTCGGCCCGCGCCAACTTTGCCGGTTGCCTCGACCAGTGCGAGCACGGCCCGGTCGTCGTCATCTATCCTCAGGGGATTTGGTACGGTTCCGTGACCGAGGAGGATGTCCCCCGGATCGTCTCCGAAACGCTGGTCAACGGTCGCATTCTCGACGACCTCGTGATCAGCGACGAGTGCCTGAACAACCCCGACTGCCCCCACCGCTCCTGA
- the panC gene encoding pantoate--beta-alanine ligase gives MNTASPPVVVATIAECRRLVAEARASGKSIGFVPTMGALHDGHLRLIDACRAHCDFLVTSIFVNPTQFGPNEDYQRYPRTPDDDHRRCAEGGVDLIFEPPVAEMYPNGPSATFVEVPGLSSVLEGKSRPTHFRGVTTVVAKLFGIVQPDLAAFGRKDFQQLAVIARMVEDLNMPVRLLPVATHREADGLAMSSRNRYLSADQRRAAVVLSRALQAAAEAVASGERSADRVRQDLAQAIELEPLAQLDYAEVADAETLEPLDDLAAGRPAVALVAVRFGDTRLIDNTLLPTVTSESSCN, from the coding sequence ATGAACACCGCCTCCCCCCCCGTCGTCGTTGCCACCATCGCCGAGTGCCGCCGCCTCGTGGCCGAGGCTCGCGCCTCGGGCAAGTCGATCGGCTTCGTCCCCACGATGGGAGCCCTGCACGACGGCCACCTTCGCCTCATCGACGCCTGCCGAGCTCATTGCGATTTCCTCGTGACCTCGATCTTCGTCAACCCCACCCAGTTCGGCCCGAACGAAGACTATCAGCGCTACCCCCGCACCCCCGACGACGACCACCGCCGCTGCGCCGAGGGGGGCGTTGACCTGATCTTCGAGCCTCCGGTCGCCGAGATGTACCCGAACGGCCCGTCCGCCACCTTCGTCGAGGTGCCGGGCCTCTCGTCGGTCCTCGAAGGCAAGAGCCGACCGACCCACTTCCGCGGCGTGACGACCGTCGTGGCCAAGCTCTTCGGCATCGTCCAGCCCGACCTGGCCGCCTTCGGTCGCAAGGACTTCCAGCAACTGGCCGTCATCGCCCGGATGGTCGAGGACCTCAACATGCCCGTCCGCCTGCTGCCGGTCGCCACGCACCGCGAGGCCGACGGCCTGGCCATGAGCAGCCGCAACCGCTACCTCTCGGCCGACCAGCGCCGGGCCGCCGTCGTCCTCTCCCGAGCCCTTCAGGCCGCCGCCGAGGCCGTTGCCTCGGGCGAGCGCTCGGCCGATCGGGTTCGACAGGATCTTGCCCAGGCGATAGAATTGGAGCCGTTGGCCCAACTGGACTACGCCGAAGTCGCCGACGCCGAGACGCTCGAACCGCTCGACGACCTCGCGGCCGGTCGCCCGGCCGTCGCCCTGGTCGCTGTTCGGTTTGGCGACACCCGGCTCATCGACAACACCCTCTTGCCGACCGTAACGTCGGAATCTTCATGCAATTGA
- the panD gene encoding aspartate 1-decarboxylase: MQLKLLKSKLHQAAVTGCALHYHGSLTLDPELMDAVGILPYESILVSNMATGDRAETYAIPGTPGARQVELNGSMARLGAPGDRVIVMAFAQLDADEVEGHQPRVVALDRENRIIERLDALYVPLGLRAAVAP; the protein is encoded by the coding sequence ATGCAATTGAAGCTGCTCAAGAGCAAGCTGCACCAGGCCGCCGTCACCGGCTGCGCCTTGCATTATCACGGCAGCCTGACCCTCGATCCCGAACTGATGGACGCCGTTGGCATCTTGCCGTACGAGTCGATTCTCGTCAGCAACATGGCCACCGGCGATCGGGCCGAGACATACGCCATTCCCGGCACTCCCGGTGCCCGGCAGGTCGAGCTGAACGGCTCGATGGCTCGCCTCGGCGCTCCGGGTGACCGTGTGATTGTCATGGCGTTTGCCCAGCTCGACGCCGACGAGGTCGAGGGCCACCAACCCCGCGTCGTCGCGCTCGACCGCGAGAACCGGATCATCGAGCGGCTCGACGCCCTCTACGTCCCGCTTGGCCTTCGAGCGGCCGTGGCTCCCTGA
- the lgt gene encoding prolipoprotein diacylglyceryl transferase, protein MWQVLFEIPGTGFRVHGFGLMLFLAFIVGMNLASWLAKRSRIDPNDVFDLAIWVIVGGLLGARGFYVVQHRETISTFWDIFKIWEGGIVLYGSLIGAGIGFTLFWRWRRFPFLPMLDVVAPAIAVGVALGRVGCFLNGCCYGDTCDLPWAVQFPAGTLPWLDQVSGGLIASDAPRSLPVHPTQLYSTLDGLILMALLLAYFPLRRRDGEVMALLLVTYPITRFLIERLRNDEGAIFAGMTISQNMSIVILIGGLAFWAYLLGRPPGRLVDQPEPTAPATSTTRHSHRSRS, encoded by the coding sequence ATGTGGCAGGTCCTTTTCGAAATCCCCGGCACCGGATTCCGCGTCCACGGCTTCGGCCTGATGCTGTTTCTGGCCTTCATCGTGGGGATGAACCTGGCCTCCTGGTTGGCCAAACGCTCCCGGATCGACCCCAACGACGTCTTCGACCTGGCCATCTGGGTCATCGTCGGCGGCCTGCTCGGTGCCCGAGGCTTCTACGTCGTTCAGCACCGCGAGACGATCAGCACGTTCTGGGATATTTTCAAAATCTGGGAAGGCGGGATCGTCCTCTACGGCAGTCTGATTGGCGCGGGGATCGGTTTCACGCTGTTCTGGCGATGGCGGCGCTTTCCGTTCTTGCCGATGCTCGACGTGGTGGCCCCGGCCATTGCCGTCGGCGTGGCGCTGGGGCGGGTCGGGTGTTTCCTCAACGGTTGCTGTTATGGAGATACGTGTGATCTGCCCTGGGCCGTCCAGTTCCCTGCCGGAACCCTTCCCTGGCTCGACCAGGTCAGCGGCGGCCTGATCGCCTCCGATGCCCCCCGATCCCTTCCCGTTCACCCGACGCAGTTGTATTCGACCCTCGACGGCCTGATTCTAATGGCCTTGCTCCTGGCCTACTTCCCGCTCCGCCGTCGAGACGGCGAGGTCATGGCCCTGCTGCTCGTGACCTACCCGATCACCCGCTTCTTGATCGAGCGACTTCGGAACGACGAGGGGGCCATCTTCGCCGGCATGACCATCTCGCAGAACATGAGCATCGTCATCCTGATTGGTGGGCTTGCCTTCTGGGCCTATCTGCTCGGCCGGCCTCCCGGACGCCTGGTCGATCAGCCCGAACCGACGGCTCCCGCGACCTCGACAACACGCCACTCGCACCGTTCCCGATCCTGA
- a CDS encoding ATP-binding cassette domain-containing protein: MDHTAIRESALEALDAIAQSMGLDLDLTDAMRALAEAERAIPGPWQDTWADRLERAGAAIGLRIQRSDQPAQEILTRSYPLTPLLAYLERDDAPRWVLVTASEAGQVRYAVFNDPEQRERPPNRWASAEEIEQQLGPDADRVRWAMVQPLTPLEGMRGGRFEREVAVPLKPLSRLIALLKPERQDLVTIVVFTIVIALLSLATPVTVERLVVTVSLGTTYQQVVSLAVMLFLALLVSMIFRVIAYYVMEIIQRRIYVRIVSDVSYRLPLARLEAFDRRDGPELVNRFFEFVQIQKLTSVLFLDLLSLIIQALVGMIVLAFYHPFLLIFDVVLIILSLWVVFVSGRGAIATVLEESHEKYASADWLEELARNPLAFRNRGGPELARERADSVARHWLRARRFHFQIVFNQVINAHLLAVAAITGMLALGGWLVMIGEMTLGQLVAAELIVAVGTSSLISLAKHFEGFYDLMAAMHKLGFLTDLPLHHEQGEQHRVDPARGASLVLHDVSYDYHDHHDHHHDSHGLADQVHNGHHHALDAMNLEIASGARLALIGPDASGRSTLVELLAGLRDPSTGRILYDGADYHDIHPRQRRDEVQLVREVEVFHGSLVENVRMGRETLSFDDVQEILDRVGLLRELEAFPQGMQIELTTGGAPLSDGQARRLTLARALAGSPRLLIIDQTLDALDPGVRARVLETVFDPQAPWTLVVVTHSADIADRCDRTVTLNAPPTTVAVEAPLVRPVPPARPDGEDDHAQAHHPWYMDQTTTPPEVPPRSHVLPALRLVQSMGPLRRLSKVLVVLLTLSPIALAFVPWRQSIPGQGRVVAFNPLDRRQPIRATIDGRVMRWWVVEGSQVKRGDRIVELEDNDPEYLERLELLLEAAREQVRATDARRRAYEEVVLALTETRTRAIEAARKQLDIAIQNVEVARQNLQAAEARVRATAPDYERKRRAAAEGLVSIQDFQFAEKAYGEARAALAANEAEVVAANEQVAARSAELDRVRAEMQSRIDSARADLETAQNALAEAQQGVTNAEVNLARQSRRLVLAPRDGTIFRILTGQDTDLVKMGDPVALLVPDYPDPMSRTVELYVNGRDMPLIEPGREVRLQFEGWPAVQFIGWPSVAVGTFPGQVILVDPTDDGSGHFRLLVGPPPGRPEAWPSERFLRQGVQVQGWVLLRHVTLGYEIWRLINGFPPYVALEEPVSAS, encoded by the coding sequence ATGGATCACACGGCGATCAGAGAATCGGCCCTTGAAGCGCTCGACGCGATCGCTCAGTCGATGGGCCTCGATCTCGATCTGACCGACGCCATGCGCGCTCTGGCCGAGGCCGAGCGGGCCATTCCCGGCCCCTGGCAAGACACCTGGGCCGACCGGCTCGAACGGGCCGGGGCCGCGATCGGCCTGCGCATTCAGCGCTCGGACCAGCCGGCCCAGGAGATCCTGACCCGCAGCTACCCCCTGACCCCGCTTCTCGCCTACCTCGAACGCGACGACGCCCCGCGCTGGGTCCTGGTCACGGCCTCCGAGGCCGGGCAGGTCCGCTACGCCGTCTTCAACGATCCAGAGCAGCGCGAACGCCCTCCCAACCGCTGGGCCTCGGCCGAGGAGATCGAGCAGCAGCTCGGACCCGACGCCGATCGCGTTCGGTGGGCCATGGTGCAGCCGCTCACCCCCCTGGAAGGCATGCGCGGCGGTCGCTTCGAGCGGGAGGTGGCGGTGCCGCTCAAGCCGCTCTCCCGGTTGATTGCCCTGCTCAAGCCCGAGCGGCAAGATCTGGTCACGATCGTCGTCTTTACCATCGTCATCGCCTTGCTCTCGCTGGCGACTCCGGTGACGGTCGAACGCCTGGTCGTCACCGTTTCGCTGGGAACAACCTATCAACAGGTTGTCTCGCTCGCGGTGATGCTCTTTCTCGCCTTGCTCGTGTCGATGATCTTCCGGGTCATCGCCTACTACGTCATGGAGATCATCCAGCGCCGGATTTACGTCCGGATCGTCTCCGACGTCTCCTATCGCCTTCCCCTGGCTCGGCTCGAAGCCTTCGACCGCCGCGACGGGCCCGAGCTGGTCAATCGGTTCTTCGAGTTCGTCCAGATCCAGAAGCTCACGTCGGTCCTCTTTCTCGACCTGCTCTCACTGATCATCCAGGCGCTGGTCGGCATGATCGTGCTGGCCTTCTACCATCCGTTTCTGTTGATCTTCGATGTGGTGCTGATCATCCTCAGCCTCTGGGTCGTGTTCGTCTCGGGCCGAGGGGCGATCGCCACGGTGCTGGAGGAGTCGCACGAAAAGTACGCCTCGGCGGATTGGCTGGAAGAACTCGCCCGCAACCCGCTGGCCTTTCGCAATCGCGGCGGTCCCGAACTGGCCCGAGAGCGGGCCGACTCGGTCGCCCGCCACTGGCTCCGGGCGCGTCGCTTCCATTTTCAGATCGTCTTCAATCAGGTCATCAACGCTCACCTGCTGGCTGTGGCCGCAATCACCGGCATGCTCGCCCTGGGTGGCTGGCTCGTCATGATCGGCGAGATGACGCTCGGCCAGCTCGTGGCCGCCGAGCTGATCGTCGCCGTCGGCACCAGCTCGTTGATCTCCCTCGCCAAGCACTTCGAGGGCTTCTACGACCTGATGGCGGCGATGCACAAACTCGGATTTCTCACCGACTTGCCGCTGCATCACGAACAGGGCGAACAGCACCGCGTCGACCCCGCCCGGGGGGCCTCGCTCGTCTTGCACGACGTTTCCTACGACTACCACGACCACCACGACCACCACCACGATTCCCACGGCCTCGCCGACCAGGTCCACAACGGCCACCATCACGCCCTCGACGCGATGAACCTGGAGATCGCCTCCGGCGCTCGCCTTGCCCTGATCGGTCCCGATGCCTCCGGGCGCTCGACCCTCGTCGAGCTGCTGGCCGGCTTGCGCGATCCCTCGACCGGCCGCATCCTCTACGACGGGGCCGACTACCACGACATCCACCCCCGCCAGCGCCGCGACGAGGTCCAGCTTGTCCGGGAGGTCGAGGTCTTTCACGGATCGCTCGTCGAGAACGTCCGCATGGGACGCGAGACCCTCTCGTTCGATGACGTGCAGGAAATCCTCGATCGCGTCGGCCTGCTCCGCGAGCTGGAAGCCTTCCCCCAGGGCATGCAGATTGAGCTAACCACCGGCGGGGCTCCCCTTTCCGACGGACAGGCCCGCCGCCTGACCCTCGCTCGGGCCCTCGCCGGGTCCCCTCGCTTGCTGATCATCGACCAGACGCTCGACGCCCTCGATCCCGGTGTCCGCGCTCGGGTGCTCGAGACCGTCTTCGATCCCCAGGCCCCCTGGACCCTCGTCGTCGTCACCCACAGCGCCGACATCGCCGATCGCTGCGACCGCACCGTCACCCTGAACGCTCCCCCGACGACGGTCGCGGTGGAAGCCCCCCTCGTTCGCCCCGTTCCCCCGGCTCGGCCCGACGGCGAGGACGACCACGCCCAGGCCCATCATCCCTGGTACATGGACCAGACGACCACGCCGCCCGAGGTTCCGCCCCGGTCGCACGTTCTGCCCGCGCTTCGGCTCGTGCAGTCGATGGGGCCGCTTCGCCGCCTGAGCAAGGTGCTGGTCGTCTTGCTGACCCTCTCGCCGATCGCCCTGGCCTTCGTCCCGTGGCGGCAAAGTATCCCCGGCCAGGGCAGGGTGGTTGCCTTCAACCCCCTCGACCGCCGCCAGCCGATCCGAGCCACCATCGACGGCCGAGTGATGCGCTGGTGGGTCGTCGAGGGCTCGCAGGTCAAACGCGGCGATCGCATCGTCGAGCTGGAAGACAACGACCCCGAATACCTCGAACGCCTGGAACTGCTTCTCGAAGCCGCCCGCGAACAGGTCCGCGCCACCGACGCCCGCCGACGTGCCTACGAGGAAGTCGTGCTCGCCCTGACCGAAACCCGAACCCGAGCCATCGAGGCCGCCCGCAAACAGCTCGACATCGCCATCCAGAACGTCGAGGTCGCCCGCCAGAACCTCCAGGCCGCCGAGGCCCGCGTCCGGGCCACCGCCCCCGACTACGAACGCAAGCGCCGCGCGGCCGCCGAAGGATTAGTGTCAATCCAGGACTTCCAGTTTGCCGAAAAAGCCTATGGCGAGGCTCGTGCCGCTCTTGCCGCCAATGAGGCCGAGGTCGTTGCGGCCAACGAACAGGTGGCTGCCCGAAGCGCCGAACTCGACCGCGTTCGCGCCGAGATGCAAAGCCGGATCGACTCGGCCCGCGCCGACCTGGAAACGGCCCAGAACGCCCTGGCCGAGGCCCAGCAAGGCGTCACCAACGCCGAGGTCAACCTCGCCCGCCAGAGCCGTCGCCTGGTGCTTGCCCCCCGCGACGGAACGATCTTTCGCATTCTGACCGGACAGGATACCGACCTCGTGAAGATGGGCGACCCGGTCGCCCTGCTCGTGCCCGATTACCCCGATCCCATGAGTCGGACG